One genomic segment of Aedes aegypti strain LVP_AGWG unplaced genomic scaffold, AaegL5.0 Primary Assembly AGWG_AaegL5_hic_scaff_1284_PBJ_arrow, whole genome shotgun sequence includes these proteins:
- the LOC5578362 gene encoding LOW QUALITY PROTEIN: 32 kDa beta-galactoside-binding lectin lec-3 (The sequence of the model RefSeq protein was modified relative to this genomic sequence to represent the inferred CDS: inserted 1 base in 1 codon) yields MAVVAYLLLSVGADLLEIADVFIRSGGSIVECRDHIQSKRRDQLFQYYIAQYRNESAENMSSESLDSCDFAYQESPTSPGSISLDKSSSTEVVYTLENITEVSPGLSFIISGSILLTCERFSINLMLKNSDLALHFNPRLPQNYIVRNCRVKGVWGKEEVASPLSFNLHRGQKFNIQILVTDKEFLMCVNGRHFNTFKHRLPYKKICALEVKGDVKDVNVEQIFVESYPDIVLEEIKQISKENFDFPETSDSHYKLMPYTGRLAEPFTNGKNLHIRGRIKLLPHSFYVNLQSNHQVWPHPSILFHLNPRFGNVGGKHVICRNSWLNGKWDREERSENLTDFMPGKTFHLKIACTDVSYQVYLNEKLIAEFIFRXNPKLVETVYIQGDIKVFDVTLESAY; encoded by the exons ATGGCAGTCGTTGCTTATCTGCTGCTCAGTGTTGGTGCCGACTTGTTAGAAATAGCAGACGTATTCATACGCTCCGGAGGTTCCATAGTGGAATGTAGAGATCATATACAGAGCAAACGTCGGGATCAATTGTTTCAATACTACATTGCCCAATATAGAAACGAGTCAGCAGAAAATATGTCTTCGGAATCTCTCGATAGTTGCGATTTCGCGTACCAGGAATCTCCTACCTCCCCGGGGTCAATCAGTTTGGACAAAAGTTCATCAACGGAAGTGGTATACACTTTGGAAAACATCACGGAAGTTTCGCCTGGCCTGAGCTTCATTATAAGTGGGAGTATTCTGCTGACCTGTGAGAGATTCTCAATTAATTTGATGCTCAAAAATTCGGATCTGGCGCTGCATTTCAACCCGAGGCTCCCACAGAACTACATTGTCCGAAACTGCCGTGTCAAAGGAGTGTGGGGAAAGGAAGAAGTGGCATCTCCATTATCGTTTAACCTGCATCGTGGACAAAAGTTTAATATTCAAATACTGGTGACCGATAAGGAGTTCCTTATGTGTGTCAATGGCCGGCATTTCAACACGTTCAAGCATAGACTGCCTTATAAGAAAATCTGCGCACTGGAAGTTAAGGGAGACGTCAAGGATGTGAATGTTGAGCAGATCTTCGTCGAGAGCTACCCGGACATCGTTCTGGAggaaatcaaacaaatttcgaaggaaaactTCGATTTTCCGGAAACCTCCGACAGTCATTATAAACTGATGCCTTATACCGGTCGACTGGCAGAACCATTTACGAATGGGAAAAATCTACACATAAGGGGTCGCATCAAACTGCTGCCGCATTCCTTCTACGTGAATCTTCAAAGCAATCACCAGGTTTGGCCTCATCCCAGTATCCTGTTCCATTTAAATCCACGGTTTGGCAATGTCGGCGGAAAGCACGTAATCTGTCGGAATTCCTGGCTCAACGGAAAGTGGGATCGTGAGGAACGATCGGAGAATTTGACTGATTTTATGCCGGGGAAAACGTTCCACTTGAAAATCGCGTGCACCGATGTGAGCTATCAGGTCTATCTTAACGAGAAACTGATTGCCGAATTTATATTTC GAAACCCCAAGTTGGTTGAGACGGTCTACATACAAGGTGATATAAAAGTTTTCGATGTAACGTTAGAATCGGCCTATTAG